Proteins from one Acidobacteriota bacterium genomic window:
- a CDS encoding mandelate racemase/muconate lactonizing enzyme family protein, translated as MKITDIIAHVMEIPDPDGHTPRRNWIFVEIRTDEGLTGIGEATTEYTELAVKAQIETELKPRLLGMNPLEIGRIWTLGFRHFWWRMGVVHTSAMSGIDQALWDLKGKAAGLPVFELLGGRVRDRVRLYARVRDVFAEGEASLEEDILQAVEEEGFDAFKSGFGALTQPFDEIEQVNRAVDDYRRMRDAVGPDVALMCDAAGVYSPTAAARLIEGLREVDIYFVEEPTNQDTVNPTLQLKRAYPDVKIAVGERLFTRWAFREWFESQAIDVCQADICHTGGISELMKIAHYAEVYGILIAPHNPYGPVALAAAAHAAAAMPNFTLLEHCRLRPWFEDVQKVAVPIVRGYVDLDELGKRPGLGVELDMEMIKNRPHRPLGVNPFVLKDGSSPLV; from the coding sequence ATGAAGATCACGGACATCATTGCGCACGTGATGGAAATCCCCGATCCGGACGGACACACTCCACGCCGGAACTGGATCTTCGTCGAGATTCGCACTGACGAGGGCCTCACCGGCATCGGCGAGGCAACCACCGAGTACACCGAGCTTGCGGTCAAGGCCCAGATCGAGACGGAGCTCAAACCTCGCCTCCTGGGAATGAACCCCCTGGAAATCGGACGCATCTGGACCCTGGGTTTCCGCCATTTCTGGTGGCGGATGGGCGTCGTTCACACCAGCGCCATGAGCGGGATCGATCAGGCCCTGTGGGATCTCAAGGGCAAAGCAGCCGGCCTGCCCGTATTCGAACTCCTGGGAGGCCGAGTGCGGGACCGGGTCCGTCTCTACGCCCGGGTGCGCGACGTCTTTGCCGAGGGCGAAGCCTCATTGGAGGAAGACATCCTCCAAGCCGTCGAAGAAGAAGGCTTCGACGCCTTCAAATCCGGTTTTGGCGCATTGACCCAGCCGTTCGATGAAATCGAGCAGGTCAACAGAGCCGTCGACGACTATCGTCGCATGAGGGATGCCGTGGGACCGGACGTGGCGCTCATGTGTGACGCCGCCGGCGTCTATTCACCGACCGCGGCGGCCCGCCTGATCGAGGGTCTGAGGGAAGTCGACATCTACTTCGTCGAGGAACCGACCAACCAGGACACCGTCAATCCCACTCTCCAGTTGAAACGCGCCTATCCCGACGTGAAGATCGCCGTCGGCGAACGGCTCTTCACGCGATGGGCGTTCCGGGAGTGGTTCGAGAGCCAGGCCATCGACGTCTGCCAGGCGGACATCTGCCACACGGGCGGGATCAGCGAGCTCATGAAAATCGCCCACTACGCGGAGGTCTACGGGATCCTGATCGCTCCCCACAATCCCTATGGACCGGTGGCCCTCGCCGCCGCCGCCCACGCCGCCGCCGCCATGCCCAACTTCACCCTGCTGGAGCACTGCCGGCTGCGTCCGTGGTTCGAGGATGTCCAGAAGGTCGCGGTCCCCATCGTCCGAGGCTACGTCGACCTGGACGAACTCGGAAAACGTCCTGGTCTGGGAGTGGAACTGGACATGGAGATGATCAAGAACCGTCCCCATCGGCCATTGGGTGTTAACCCCTTCGTCCTCAAGGACGGGTCTTCGCCCTTGGTTTAG
- a CDS encoding alpha-glucuronidase family glycosyl hydrolase, which translates to MRFKNWAFVVLSACWGCSTAPPQVDVVVGGAAPELERFAAQELCDYLAKLYGIRTHPVRQGTANAEAVFLIGSPGTNAAVLNSLGEDGFGEITDQGLVLKTTRWEGTPALVVGGGSPRATLWAVYELVERWGVRYLTDRDVLPERKEEFQLPDLNLLMEPVFRIRAHPTIQDFACSGEAWGIADFRVLLDQLAKMKFSRVNIYPFGYQPYLHWESKGIERRSAWLWYDYSYPITPDMVGRELFGDSKKFWNPDLPEEGTYEELVAAGERQIHNLIEHAHRRGLETNSYADITQFPPEFAPLLKDAQKVRQLGQLMVVPGASTPVDDPSYRDLCTAVLKTIIETYPETDLITISIPEWRQWTEVYEDAWKVLDAKYGLSDVFSLADALEAGRNRKWFRGPEGWKKSLDEVKGDLASLVFYDHLLESLGPLQASSGAHKRIMFWGMAEELWPLLGKILDPGTEVGLMPDNFQTHVLKRREIFGTFPTADVAGVLHLTLDDDNVGVMPQITISAVHELVKELRKGWAGFSARERFPADHDWVLAYLSRAGWDAEATPDAVAADFLQGVCGRACGEALLEAFREVEAATTAFEQSDYGFGFPVPQLMMKHWRSPGPIPEYLAQVRDHYRRALEASRRAHDQSKGAGRSLPAFWIGRLEFAVDYVNAVEAVRLAAAAESSGQTEEALNHVRQALRSLKAALESYARVARNRTDLGVIAIVNEYGYRSLLEKSTDLGAATFLSPTLQTPVLHSRSE; encoded by the coding sequence ATGAGATTCAAGAATTGGGCTTTCGTCGTACTGTCGGCATGCTGGGGTTGTTCGACGGCTCCACCCCAAGTGGACGTGGTCGTCGGCGGCGCGGCGCCGGAGCTGGAACGGTTCGCGGCTCAGGAACTCTGCGACTACCTGGCAAAGCTCTACGGAATCCGGACCCATCCGGTTCGGCAGGGCACCGCCAACGCGGAAGCGGTCTTTCTCATTGGCAGTCCCGGCACCAACGCGGCGGTCCTGAATTCGCTGGGGGAAGATGGTTTCGGGGAGATCACGGACCAGGGTCTGGTGCTGAAAACGACCCGCTGGGAAGGAACGCCGGCGCTGGTCGTGGGAGGCGGCAGCCCGCGAGCCACCTTGTGGGCCGTCTACGAGCTGGTGGAGCGCTGGGGGGTGCGCTATCTCACCGACCGGGACGTGCTGCCGGAGCGGAAGGAAGAGTTCCAGCTACCGGATCTGAACCTGCTGATGGAGCCGGTCTTCCGTATTCGCGCCCACCCCACGATTCAGGATTTCGCCTGCAGCGGGGAAGCCTGGGGGATCGCCGATTTCCGGGTGCTCCTCGATCAGTTGGCCAAGATGAAGTTCAGCCGGGTCAACATCTACCCCTTCGGGTATCAGCCCTATCTGCACTGGGAGTCCAAGGGGATCGAGCGCCGGTCCGCCTGGCTCTGGTACGACTACAGCTACCCCATCACGCCGGATATGGTGGGCCGGGAACTATTCGGGGACTCCAAGAAGTTCTGGAACCCGGACCTGCCCGAGGAGGGGACCTACGAAGAACTGGTCGCCGCCGGCGAGCGGCAGATCCACAACCTCATCGAGCACGCCCACCGGCGGGGACTGGAAACCAACAGCTACGCGGACATTACGCAGTTTCCCCCGGAATTCGCCCCCCTGCTGAAGGATGCCCAGAAGGTCCGGCAACTGGGTCAACTGATGGTCGTGCCGGGAGCCTCCACTCCGGTGGACGACCCCAGCTACCGCGATCTGTGCACCGCCGTGCTGAAGACGATCATCGAGACCTATCCGGAGACGGACCTGATCACCATCAGCATTCCCGAATGGCGGCAGTGGACGGAGGTCTACGAGGACGCCTGGAAGGTGCTGGACGCCAAATACGGACTGAGCGACGTCTTCTCCCTCGCTGACGCCCTGGAGGCGGGGCGCAACCGCAAGTGGTTTCGGGGGCCGGAGGGTTGGAAAAAGTCCTTGGACGAGGTCAAGGGCGACTTGGCCAGTCTCGTCTTCTACGACCACCTGCTGGAGAGCCTGGGCCCGCTCCAAGCCTCTTCGGGCGCCCACAAGCGAATCATGTTCTGGGGAATGGCGGAGGAGTTGTGGCCCCTGCTGGGGAAGATTCTTGATCCCGGAACCGAAGTCGGCCTGATGCCGGACAACTTCCAGACTCATGTCCTGAAACGCCGGGAAATCTTCGGCACCTTTCCAACGGCCGATGTCGCGGGCGTCCTGCATCTCACTTTGGACGACGACAACGTGGGAGTGATGCCCCAGATCACGATTTCGGCCGTCCACGAGCTGGTCAAGGAACTCCGGAAGGGCTGGGCCGGATTCTCCGCCCGCGAGCGATTCCCCGCCGACCATGACTGGGTCCTGGCGTACCTGTCGCGGGCCGGTTGGGACGCCGAGGCCACGCCCGACGCCGTCGCCGCCGACTTCCTCCAGGGAGTCTGCGGCCGGGCCTGCGGCGAGGCCCTGCTGGAAGCGTTCCGCGAGGTCGAAGCGGCGACCACAGCCTTCGAGCAGAGCGACTACGGATTCGGGTTCCCGGTTCCCCAACTGATGATGAAGCATTGGAGAAGCCCTGGCCCGATACCGGAGTATCTGGCCCAGGTGCGGGATCACTACCGGAGAGCCTTGGAGGCCTCGCGGCGAGCCCATGATCAGTCCAAGGGCGCCGGACGCTCCCTGCCGGCTTTCTGGATCGGAAGATTGGAGTTCGCAGTCGATTATGTCAATGCCGTGGAAGCGGTTCGCCTGGCCGCGGCGGCCGAGTCGTCGGGCCAGACCGAAGAGGCACTGAACCATGTGCGGCAAGCTCTTCGATCCTTGAAAGCGGCGCTGGAGTCCTACGCCCGGGTCGCCCGTAACCGCACGGATCTGGGTGTCATCGCCATCGTCAACGAATATGGCTACCGGTCGTTGCTGGAGAAGAGCACCGACCTGGGAGCGGCGACATTCTTGTCGCCGACACTCCAAACTCCCGTGCTACACAGCAGAAGCGAATGA
- a CDS encoding alpha-glucuronidase family glycosyl hydrolase: MSVVIGRSAPQLEQFAARELCGYLEKLFDLKTQPVTQWTDASHITFLVGSPATNTAINKSGFPELSDQGIVLRSVTSGDRQALIVGGGSPRATLWAVYELAERWGVRYLVRGDVLPEKKELDLPELDVVMEPILRVRAHPTIQDFASSGESWAAADFFRLIDQLAKLKFSRINVYPYGWQPYLHYELKGIKRKSAWLWYDYRYPITPDMPGRELFGDATEFWNPDLPLNADYDRFIEAGLKLGRSLVLHAKSRGMEVAVSAPTTDFTPEFAPLLKGAERSGIRSGLTIVPGAETPLDDPQLAELALTTLKATIDTYPEADYVTVWMPEVRQWTGEYERAWKALDARHGISRVRSLEQIFAAAARRRGSEVPRERVMNEIKGDIASLYFYERLLKDSRVLETTRRPDMKFMYWGVSEELFPLVDRILPAGWEIGVMPSNQPVRLLRRIEVLNELPAQNPGVLDLTIDDDNLGMVPQLTPKWLSRIVQVLKRNRWAGFTVRERFPFDHDWPLAYLSRAAWHEDVTPEEVARDQLAAVCGPGCAEEMLDALQEIEWVTTLLADANRNFSKERPGTLMKYWRPGPLPTYLEAVRSGYERALSAVRRAQSKSPPPGRSYLGFWQGRLEFAVGFTDTVRNVHQAGAAEMVNDYSRSLKHAREGLESLRRGLEAYASVASSQTDRGAIAMLGEFAYRPLKAKIAELTRLVQDGQ; the protein is encoded by the coding sequence GTGTCCGTCGTCATCGGCCGTTCCGCCCCCCAACTCGAACAGTTCGCGGCCCGTGAACTGTGCGGCTACCTGGAAAAGCTCTTCGATCTGAAAACCCAGCCGGTCACGCAGTGGACCGATGCCTCCCACATCACCTTTCTGGTGGGCAGTCCGGCGACCAATACAGCAATCAACAAGTCTGGATTTCCCGAATTGAGCGACCAGGGAATCGTGCTGCGAAGTGTGACCTCCGGGGACCGCCAGGCGCTGATCGTCGGAGGAGGAAGCCCCCGCGCCACCCTCTGGGCCGTGTACGAACTGGCCGAACGCTGGGGAGTCCGCTATCTGGTCCGGGGTGACGTCCTTCCGGAAAAGAAAGAATTGGACCTCCCTGAATTGGATGTGGTCATGGAGCCGATCCTGCGAGTGCGGGCCCACCCCACGATTCAGGATTTCGCCTCCAGCGGCGAGTCCTGGGCGGCCGCGGACTTTTTCCGCCTGATCGATCAACTGGCCAAACTGAAGTTCTCCCGCATCAACGTCTACCCCTACGGTTGGCAACCCTACCTGCACTACGAGCTGAAGGGGATCAAGCGAAAATCGGCGTGGCTCTGGTACGACTACCGCTACCCCATCACTCCTGACATGCCGGGCAGGGAACTGTTCGGAGACGCCACCGAATTCTGGAATCCCGACCTCCCCCTCAACGCGGACTATGACCGCTTCATCGAGGCCGGCCTGAAGTTGGGACGATCGCTGGTGCTACACGCCAAGAGCCGCGGGATGGAGGTGGCGGTCTCGGCTCCCACCACCGACTTCACCCCCGAGTTCGCGCCGCTGCTCAAAGGCGCCGAAAGGAGCGGCATCCGGAGCGGCCTGACCATCGTCCCCGGGGCCGAAACGCCGCTGGATGATCCGCAACTGGCGGAGCTGGCCCTGACCACGCTCAAGGCCACCATCGATACCTACCCGGAGGCCGACTACGTCACGGTCTGGATGCCGGAGGTGCGGCAGTGGACCGGCGAGTACGAACGCGCCTGGAAGGCGCTGGACGCCAGGCACGGGATCAGCCGGGTCCGTTCGTTGGAGCAGATCTTCGCGGCGGCGGCGCGGCGCCGGGGCTCCGAGGTCCCCCGGGAGCGGGTGATGAACGAGATCAAGGGGGACATTGCCAGCCTCTACTTCTACGAACGCCTTTTGAAGGATTCCCGGGTGCTGGAAACCACGCGGCGGCCGGACATGAAGTTCATGTACTGGGGTGTGTCCGAGGAGTTGTTTCCCTTAGTGGACCGCATTCTTCCCGCCGGGTGGGAAATCGGAGTCATGCCCTCCAATCAGCCGGTCCGCCTCCTGCGGCGGATCGAGGTCCTGAATGAACTTCCGGCGCAGAACCCGGGGGTTCTGGACCTGACCATCGATGACGACAACCTCGGCATGGTGCCCCAACTGACGCCCAAGTGGCTTTCCCGGATCGTCCAGGTCCTGAAGCGCAACCGTTGGGCCGGTTTCACGGTCCGCGAGCGGTTTCCCTTCGATCACGATTGGCCGCTCGCCTACCTGTCCCGCGCGGCGTGGCATGAGGACGTCACCCCGGAGGAGGTGGCCCGCGACCAGCTTGCCGCCGTCTGCGGACCAGGATGCGCGGAAGAGATGCTGGACGCGTTGCAGGAGATCGAGTGGGTGACCACCCTTCTGGCCGACGCCAACCGCAACTTCTCCAAGGAACGGCCCGGAACGCTGATGAAGTATTGGCGGCCGGGGCCGTTGCCCACATACCTTGAGGCGGTCCGGAGCGGCTATGAACGGGCTCTGAGCGCCGTGCGTCGAGCCCAATCGAAATCGCCGCCGCCGGGAAGGTCCTACCTGGGTTTCTGGCAGGGCCGTCTCGAATTCGCGGTCGGGTTTACGGACACGGTCCGAAACGTCCATCAGGCGGGTGCGGCGGAAATGGTCAACGACTATTCGAGATCCCTGAAGCACGCCCGGGAGGGCCTGGAAAGCCTGCGCCGGGGATTGGAAGCCTACGCGTCTGTCGCCAGCAGCCAGACCGACCGGGGCGCCATCGCCATGCTGGGCGAATTCGCCTACCGGCCGTTGAAGGCCAAGATCGCCGAACTGACCCGTCTGGTCCAGGACGGGCAATAG
- a CDS encoding GDSL-type esterase/lipase family protein has translation MGKKRDHRNQPFRVAVALGESTTAGGTATTPQFSWVSLLADLINETQVEPVRMVNNGIGANLISPRSPTYQTSEHPSALERYQEHVIAYDPDLVLVSYGFNDARGGTPLAQFLEDLRHIVLEIKKQTGAVVVLVNAYFLTDFDGHAPYDQADVAVLKGYNSAMKQLAAECDVLLADVFAAEGQAPWMIDTDGVHPNNLGHRIIANRIFEVLAQNCSALSGKAFQQRKSMKRWRPAREKQIQEEFFEKRKAN, from the coding sequence ATGGGGAAGAAGAGGGACCACCGGAATCAGCCGTTTCGGGTGGCGGTGGCATTGGGCGAAAGCACTACCGCCGGCGGGACGGCGACGACTCCCCAATTTTCCTGGGTGAGCTTGTTGGCCGATCTGATCAACGAGACTCAGGTGGAACCGGTTCGGATGGTGAACAACGGCATCGGAGCCAACCTGATCTCCCCGCGCAGCCCTACCTATCAGACGTCGGAACACCCCAGCGCCCTGGAGCGTTACCAGGAGCATGTCATTGCGTACGATCCCGATCTGGTGCTGGTCTCGTACGGCTTCAACGACGCCCGGGGAGGGACGCCCCTGGCGCAGTTTCTGGAAGACCTTCGCCACATTGTCCTGGAAATCAAGAAGCAGACAGGAGCCGTGGTGGTGTTGGTCAATGCCTACTTTCTGACCGACTTCGACGGGCACGCCCCCTACGATCAGGCCGACGTCGCCGTTCTCAAGGGCTACAACAGCGCCATGAAGCAGTTGGCCGCCGAATGCGACGTACTGCTGGCGGACGTCTTTGCGGCCGAGGGGCAGGCGCCCTGGATGATCGACACCGACGGGGTCCATCCGAACAACCTGGGGCACCGGATCATCGCCAACCGGATCTTCGAGGTGCTGGCTCAGAACTGCAGCGCCCTTTCCGGGAAGGCCTTCCAGCAGCGGAAGTCCATGAAGCGGTGGCGCCCGGCGCGTGAGAAGCAGATCCAGGAGGAGTTCTTCGAAAAGAGAAAGGCGAATTAG